The DNA window TTTAACACagtattaattattttgtctgttCGAATAAGTTTCATTCTGAATTGAATGTAGTTGAACCAATAACATGTTATTGTGCAGTAACAATGATAAATACAATGTACGACTGTAAATCTGAGCAATAATACTGGTAACAGCAGTGAATTTCCCACTATGCTGAGTCATTGACATGTTTACAGCTCAACTTATTTACAGAATTAGTTTCTGGTAATATTTCTCTACAAATACAAAAGCAAACTCTCCCTAATATCTCTGGATGGCGATGACACTTTGTAATTCACTTCCCGGGATGGATAGCTCATGACAGTTTCTGACTTTCCATTCATTTAATTTGCCATATACTCTAGACTGCATTCAGATTGCTTCAAAGTGAAACATTTATCTCAGTGACTCTCTGATTTGGGTTGTGTAGGCCAACACAGATTTGTTTGCTGCAACTGTACTGTAATTCTCGAAATACTAGTTTGAATGGGCGTCACGGCCAAACAGCAGGCATCCGGTCTCCAAAGCATCTTATAATCAACTAAAAGAGATGAATCATAGTGACTGCAGCTCTAAATTGCTATTCTAAATGAAAGCGCAATTATCAGACACTGTTTAATTTCTTTAGCACTTCATTAactgaatataaaaatgtaataaccTATGTGTTTTGGGCTCTTACAACAGGAGTATGTGCTACAGCCTGATGGCACCGTCACTCCACTGAACAGTATGCAGAACTACGTGCTGAGTGAGCAGCAGGCTGGGGAGATCTTGGCACAGGTACTTGGGATTGTAAACACCTCACAACAGAGCGATACATATGAGAACTAAATGAAGGGTTTTAAGGTTTAGCTGTCTTTGAAATTTCttttctgtacatttctgtgtgtattttccagGTACTtgcacagcagcaacaacaacaacaacaacagaagaaaCGTCAGTCTGTCTCCAAACTAGCTGCACACTCCCGTTCTGCCCTCCTGCCTCCAGTGACTCCGACCCCCGGCTCTGCCACCATGCACCTGCAGATTCTCACAGCTCAAGCTCTGGCAGACAACTCCACCACTCCCAGTCAGCACCGCTCTAAGCTGCCCCCTCTGATGCCTGCTGTGGGCCGAGGCTCTTCAGCAAAAGTGGGGCTCCTGGAGAACGGTGTCCAGAGACTAGAGTTAAGGTTGGCCCCCAGTGTCCAGGatgacacacagcagcagcagcagcagccaacaGAGATGGTGGTCATCCACCCTTATGAGTGCTCAGAGTGCTCCCTTCTCTTCCAGACCCCAGAGGACTTCCTCCAGCACCAGGGAGAGCACTTCCTGGGTCAGGACAAAGAGAGTGGAGAGCCAGGTGTCATGAGTGGCTTTGAGGAAGTGCGAGGGAGGGAAGAGACTACAGTGAAGGTGGAGGACATTAGGATTAGAGTAGCAGAGAAGAGAGCAGCAGTCTGGGCCAAGCCCCAACAGTGTGAGCTCTGCAACCGCACCTTCACCTCTGTCAACCGGCTGGCTGCCCACAAGCGTGTGCATGAGCAGGGCACGCATGAATGTCCAGAGTGTGGCAAGGTGTTCAAGAAGGCAAcatcactgcagacacacatgcgtACACACTCAGGTGTGGCCAGGTACCTGTGTGTGGACTGTGGCAATGGCTTCACCACTGAGATGACTCTTATCATGCACAGGTAAAAGGCTTGGAGTCACCACAGCAGCCAAGATAGCAGTGAAATATTGACAGCTGATATAAACTTTtgattctgtttctgtctgtttcatctTTTCCTCCTGCTGTCTTGCAGGAAGTCCCATACTGCAGACCCCCTTCACAAGTGTCAGTTCTGCAACAAAACCTTCACCAACATGACCAAGTACCTCTACCACCGTAGAACCCACCTCAACCGTGATTCATCTGGCACACCTGCCCCGGTCTCCATGGTAGTAAAATAAGCATCCCAATTGTGTCCACAACCTCAAGTTAGTATGATGTTTCCTTTTGACATATGCCTGTTTCCTTCTCTAGATCTCAGCTCCAAGAAGAGCATCTCTCTCTGCCCTTGCCATCCtacagagagcaagagagaagaagaattCCCACACTGATGAGGCAAAAATCAACCTGCTGGCCCCTCTCActgaggaggagatggaaaAATTGGGAGAAGATCCAATACAGAGTTCTCAGAGCAAAGTACAAGGAGGTGGGGTGGAGAAGCAGGGGGAGGATGACAACATGGAGGTGTCTGCCCCACTTGAAGGCAACACGGATGACCCCCAGCAGGTGGAGGATGCTACCAAGTGTGGCTTAGCTACAAACACTGCTCCCCTGGATCTCACAGGTGTAGGAGTCACGTCTGGCTCCGCTGACTCAACAGAAGCTGCTTCAACTGCGTCATCAGACAAAGGCCCCTTTTCTTGTCGTTCATGCTGTAAGACCTTTCCCTCCCAGCTGCAGCTAGTTCACCATCGGCGCAAGTCCCACGTCACTGAGCGCAGCTTTATTTGTGGCATCTGTGGCAAGTCTTTTAAGAAGCAGATTCATGTGCGCAACCACATCCGCACTCATACCGGTGAGCGGCCCTTCCAGTGTTCTGACTGCGGCAAAACCTTCTCATCTCTAGCCAATCTCATGAGGCACAATCTCATCCACTCTGGTGTGCGACCATACCGCTGTGATGTCTGCCACCGCTCCTTCTCGCAGTCCTCCAACCTCCGTCAGCACAGCCTGCTGCACTCCAATGCTGCAGCACTGTGCTGCCCGGAATGCCCTGCCAGCTTTCGCTGGGCCAGCAAGTTAGCAGCACATCGCTACACCCAACATCCAGGGGCTCCGGCCCCTTTCCAATGTCCTCACTGTGAGGCTGGCTTCCTGACCAGGAGGCAACGAGACAGCCACTGTCTGGAGCAGCACCCAACCCTGGTGCAGGCTGGTACAGGGGTAGAAGTGCgcaaagagacagacaaccaAGCAGAGTTGGTTCTGACCTCAGAGCCCTCCACCTCAACCACAGTAGAGACGGAATCAGGGGATTCACCCAGTCTCATGCGGGGGGGTCTTGATTGCAATATTTGTGGGAAGAAACTCAATTCTCCTGCCAATCTGCGACTTCACAGACTGAGCCACTTCGCCTTGGGCCCTGGGCGGCCGCGGTGCACCTCTGGGAAGCGGCCCAAAGCCCACCAGTGTCCTGTCTGTGGCAAGCTGTTTGTGTCTTCCTCCGGAGTTGC is part of the Siniperca chuatsi isolate FFG_IHB_CAS linkage group LG9, ASM2008510v1, whole genome shotgun sequence genome and encodes:
- the znf526 gene encoding zinc finger protein 574 isoform X1; translated protein: MAEQQEEAEGVYVEHQYMCSECHQLFNTLEDVLIHQQIHTGQEGEGEVGEAMIQGVADMGQTQQYQCLECGTLLVNPEELLQHQEMHMREAGMEVEQQELCEVLETEEAGSEAQVSGPVQYQCLDCLALFDSPDTWLEHRRTHSRSSTHSSTETMEYVLQPDGTVTPLNSMQNYVLSEQQAGEILAQVLAQQQQQQQQQKKRQSVSKLAAHSRSALLPPVTPTPGSATMHLQILTAQALADNSTTPSQHRSKLPPLMPAVGRGSSAKVGLLENGVQRLELRLAPSVQDDTQQQQQQPTEMVVIHPYECSECSLLFQTPEDFLQHQGEHFLGQDKESGEPGVMSGFEEVRGREETTVKVEDIRIRVAEKRAAVWAKPQQCELCNRTFTSVNRLAAHKRVHEQGTHECPECGKVFKKATSLQTHMRTHSGVARYLCVDCGNGFTTEMTLIMHRKSHTADPLHKCQFCNKTFTNMTKYLYHRRTHLNRDSSGTPAPVSMISAPRRASLSALAILQRAREKKNSHTDEAKINLLAPLTEEEMEKLGEDPIQSSQSKVQGGGVEKQGEDDNMEVSAPLEGNTDDPQQVEDATKCGLATNTAPLDLTGVGVTSGSADSTEAASTASSDKGPFSCRSCCKTFPSQLQLVHHRRKSHVTERSFICGICGKSFKKQIHVRNHIRTHTGERPFQCSDCGKTFSSLANLMRHNLIHSGVRPYRCDVCHRSFSQSSNLRQHSLLHSNAAALCCPECPASFRWASKLAAHRYTQHPGAPAPFQCPHCEAGFLTRRQRDSHCLEQHPTLVQAGTGVEVRKETDNQAELVLTSEPSTSTTVETESGDSPSLMRGGLDCNICGKKLNSPANLRLHRLSHFALGPGRPRCTSGKRPKAHQCPVCGKLFVSSSGVALHQRVHTGERPFPCQVCGKRFRQNTHLREHLRTHSGERPFRCEVCGKGFIQSMHLAEHRRTHTGERPHVCPQCGKAFKTFSNLRNHKKTHARQQRLDEEAAAQAAMETSSAVAVVDTSAVELANGQPQLIQIQASDLQQVQGTPTIMCNEFGETIAIIETSEGGALPLEQALEIYHTALENGLAMDTVAVDGLQLL
- the znf526 gene encoding zinc finger protein 624 isoform X2; amino-acid sequence: MAEQQEEAEGVYVEHQYMCSECHQLFNTLEDVLIHQQIHTGQEGEGEVGEAMIQGVADMGQTQQYQCLECGTLLVNPEELLQHQEMHMREAGMEVEQQDTWLEHRRTHSRSSTHSSTETMEYVLQPDGTVTPLNSMQNYVLSEQQAGEILAQVLAQQQQQQQQQKKRQSVSKLAAHSRSALLPPVTPTPGSATMHLQILTAQALADNSTTPSQHRSKLPPLMPAVGRGSSAKVGLLENGVQRLELRLAPSVQDDTQQQQQQPTEMVVIHPYECSECSLLFQTPEDFLQHQGEHFLGQDKESGEPGVMSGFEEVRGREETTVKVEDIRIRVAEKRAAVWAKPQQCELCNRTFTSVNRLAAHKRVHEQGTHECPECGKVFKKATSLQTHMRTHSGVARYLCVDCGNGFTTEMTLIMHRKSHTADPLHKCQFCNKTFTNMTKYLYHRRTHLNRDSSGTPAPVSMISAPRRASLSALAILQRAREKKNSHTDEAKINLLAPLTEEEMEKLGEDPIQSSQSKVQGGGVEKQGEDDNMEVSAPLEGNTDDPQQVEDATKCGLATNTAPLDLTGVGVTSGSADSTEAASTASSDKGPFSCRSCCKTFPSQLQLVHHRRKSHVTERSFICGICGKSFKKQIHVRNHIRTHTGERPFQCSDCGKTFSSLANLMRHNLIHSGVRPYRCDVCHRSFSQSSNLRQHSLLHSNAAALCCPECPASFRWASKLAAHRYTQHPGAPAPFQCPHCEAGFLTRRQRDSHCLEQHPTLVQAGTGVEVRKETDNQAELVLTSEPSTSTTVETESGDSPSLMRGGLDCNICGKKLNSPANLRLHRLSHFALGPGRPRCTSGKRPKAHQCPVCGKLFVSSSGVALHQRVHTGERPFPCQVCGKRFRQNTHLREHLRTHSGERPFRCEVCGKGFIQSMHLAEHRRTHTGERPHVCPQCGKAFKTFSNLRNHKKTHARQQRLDEEAAAQAAMETSSAVAVVDTSAVELANGQPQLIQIQASDLQQVQGTPTIMCNEFGETIAIIETSEGGALPLEQALEIYHTALENGLAMDTVAVDGLQLL